The Ostrinia nubilalis chromosome 24, ilOstNubi1.1, whole genome shotgun sequence DNA window TTTTAACATACTTTGGTTACATTTTGGTTTTATTATGAAATCCAGCTTCATATGAAACTAAAATCTGTTCATTCTTGTAATTTAATATATTGTTCAAAATAATTTGGTTACATTTTGGTTCGACATGAAATCCAGCTTCATATGAACTAAAATcagttttttctttaatttaataaatattattatatatttttcttttaaaggaTTGGTTTCTGTTTTCttttatcatattttgattacaatttggttctacactcggcatcaaataaaccgcacctcccgcgacgcgaactttaaagattttcttctgacacaatcatagtgccccaacaatattggtgttatttgaaagcccacacattttttttataaacaattaacaggtaccaAAATTGTGTCTTGATGAACaaaggcctcacttggggctcctcacctctgggaccaattataccaatttttgtggttataaaaccaaataatgatcttacgtgtcctctggatccttctaaaaacacatttttggtgtaaaaacctttcatttaattaaattaagtttagaactaggctttcaaatggtaccaatgttggtgggaagtgaggatgcatacgtttgaaaagtgcttgttgcgggatgtgcgatttatttgatgccgagtgtattatgAAATCCAGCTTTAGGTATAGGAACTAAAAtctattatttcttttatttactattacatattttcttttttaaacggATTGGTTACTGTTTTCAATATAAGTGAGTTACATTTTTTGTTTCGTTCATGAAATCCAGCTTCATATGAACTTAAAATCTGTTAAAtttctttaatttaataaatattttgttctttTAACGGATTggtttcttttttctttcaacATACCTATTTTGGTTATATTTTGGTTCGGTCATGAAATCCAGCTTCATAAGGAACTAAAATctgttcattaatttattaatttattttcttttttctaaAAGCTGCCGTGCCGTTTGTCTTTTATTTGCTCAGTTTTCCACCTCTATATTACTGGCCATGCTCTCATTGCTGTTTTCGTTCAACGCGATCGGACTTTTACTTTTTTCTTCAGTTTTGTCTTTGGTCTGTGAGTTTTCGCCGTTGCTTTTGTCGTTCTCCGTTCGGTTTTCGCTCTGACTCCTTTCGAAGTCGCATGGCATTGGCATGCCAAAGGCTGGGTGACCAGGGTAGTACATGTAGGATAGAGGAAGATTTGGGTAGTTAACCCCCAAATGTGGTCCATACAGTGACTGTAACACCGCTTGGTGGTACGATTCCTGCAGCAGCGCCTTGTATTCCGGATTCTTAACGAAATCCACACCATAGACTCCGGCAAAATGCTTCAAGATCGGCGAACCTTCGAGTAAGTTTGGAGAAGCGAATAAAGCTGGATTTATTCCTTTGCCTAGCATAGGATTCTGGTACTGCTTCATATCAGGTAGGCTGGGTTGTCCATTATTGTTGACGAGTACTTTGACGGCGACTTTTCTGGCATGGTTAGCGGCCGCCGCAGCGGCAGCTAGCATACCATTCTCTTGCATCTGTAGTTGCTTCCTCTTCGTTTTGTATCTTCGGTTTTGGAACCAAATTTTGACTTGCGTCTCTGTCAATTTGAGGCTGACAGCAAGGTCTGCTCTTTCTGGGCCTGAGAGGTATCTTTGCTGGCTGAATCGTCGTTCTAGTTCATATACTTGTGCGTGTGAGAAGGCTGCGCGGGAGCGTTTCTTTCGGGCGTTGTTCTGGGTGTAGTCTGGGTAGGTAGGGGAATCGCGGGGAGCGCGGGGGTCGGGCGGGGGGCTGCCCTTGTCGTAGAGGAAGGGCTTGTAGCCGAGGTCGGAGCTTGGAGACGAATGCCGCCGAAGAGGAGAGCCGGTGGTGGACGAACGGGAGTCGTAGTCATCTGAAACAAAGAGAGATGATATTACTTTGGTCAGTTAATATAGgtaaagccacgatagccgaacggtgaaggggtcggaccgACTGACTCGTGATTTACTGActggttcggtccccgccgccgcttgactattgtggtgagctcactcgtgacacaagcatatttagcttagtacgaggggctaacgggagtattagtaatttgtgaaataacaaattactaattatctttaaaataaactcgtggatccctaaggctgggttgcatcatcttactttaaccataacaaacgtcaaaagtatgtcaaactccatactaaaaacacccgttatcgttatagttacggttaaagttaggtagtgcaactcagcctaagtgatcacatgagaccgcggtaacaaatgatttctattgtgtctcgattcactggtactaaataaatagattcctaatccgtctggccagcatagggagtgtaggccaaatccttcatttgccttaTTACATTAGAGGGGATCGtggtcctgcagtggagactaaatgacctgatgatagtAAAAGAGATTCTCAAATTGTACCTCCATTACTAATAATTAGTTAGGTACACACAATATGTTGAATAGTAGTTAAAAATGGAATTTGCATTCTAAACTTTACTTTTCAGGTTTCAGTGGACGTGTAGTATTTACTAACGGTAAAGTGTTTAAACCGTTACAAATAATGTATGTGAAACTGTAAAATCTTAATAGATCATTGAAAAAAGCTCTCATATTACCCCTATCAGTAGGTCTCCTCATTTTAACAAATGCATAACGATAATGGCGAAAATATTGGAATTTTAAGCACGAATTTTCCCACGGAAGCATTTTCTCTCAAAAAGGACAAAGTTCGACCGACCCGCACCAAACTCATTAGGGAGCGTTCACACCGCACGAATCAATTAACCGGCAGGTCACGTGATCACAATGGATCCATTACGCGAATTGTCACCGGGACAGCGGCATTAGACGTAACTGTGTTTTTGCGTGTCGCAGACGCTATTGTAGCAAGTTTCAGTCGTTTACGGGGATGAATTGTAAAGTGAACTGATTCAGGAAGGCACCTATTTTCGTGTGCACTAATGTGTTCAAAGTAAGTTTTACTTTTTACATTTCTATTTAGGAATTCCACCAAgttcaagtgtaaaataatctCTGAGTCATCATCAGTTATTTAGATTTTCCTTATTTACTTAATTGTGTCTACTAAGTTCCGGCAAAAAAGTTTTCATTTATGTAATACATAGTAAGATTTCTTCCTCCTTTATTCGTCCTCTTTGTTTTGTCATTATGCTATAAGATAGAGTTAAATAAGACAGTGAAATCTCGTAACCAAAagtattacaataaatatacAACCACGTAATCAAAAGAAAGGTAAAATGAAAAAGCGAAGTTCAGCAGGCCATTTATCGAGCCGAAAATGCTTTCAAAGAAAACTTAAGTAATGAAAAGCGCCGAAGAACGTTTGAAGGGTACGAAAAAAGTGGCTAATCAAAGAAATTTACATAAACATTTTGAATTCGTCACTCGGTGGCACGCGCTGAACTTTCCCGTTGTAGTAATTACTAAATTGAATGGCTGAATGGCTTTAAGCGTCATCACTTATAGTAATGAGGGTGTCGCAATCGTAAGTGATGATAGTAAGGCTCCACTGTCGAGCTGAAGCCGACTTTTTATCGGATGCTACACTTGCAGGATGCCAACTTTTATAGTTTCTTTTGTATCCTTCAAAATTCGtttaaactctacatttttaacaAGAAATATTGACATTCTCTTTTTACAGATTTGTAAGATAATAATCTACTGTAAATGGGTCAGCTTTGATTGGGATGTATCCCACATATTatcctataataatatgtagaattACAAAGTAACATCATCTTTCAAGCAAAAAAAGATGGACGGACGTCACTGCTGACTATGTTTAGTGTGTCATTTCTTCCCCCAGCATCCTATCCGATATTTTATCGTCCCAAAATAACGAATAACGTTACTGCTTAACAATAGATTGTCCTTTTTCTGAACACAGTGGGAACACGGTCCAAGTAGAGACGTCGCGGCGCGGCACGGCCGGCCGTCGCTCCATTACACCACTATTGTCGCGGCGTAATTAGGGAGGGCCCCATTTGAATTTAGAACGTCACCCGCGAAACCACAGATCACTTTTTGTTAttgaatacaataaataatggtgataagtaaattacttttgatggcTATTTTCTATAAGAATTATACCTATCTAGCTCCTAGTAGACATCGTTAAAGTGATTCATTATTAGGGAGAAAGTGTATAACTAACTAATTAACATTGTCAATAGTTAAAATACTttgtcaataattaaaaaaacatttttattaatattcctAAATGTCCGTCCGAAAATTGACAGACTAGACTGCCTACTGCTATTTCATTAAGAATTATtacgaaaacaaatattattttaatctccttaaaattaattactttatgtCCTAATTACATACTTGACATTAAGTCATATGTACATAGCATATAACTACCTACcaacatttaaaaaacattaatgTAAGTTTTTGTCGCGACCCTTCCGACCGGTCAGTGTGCATGCTCCATTACCCCGCTATTGTTGGCGCGCAATTACGGAGggaattaatttgaaattttaagTTTAGAACGCAATCGATGGCGATTGTTTTTTCACGTCTTCTAGGTTGTCAgcgattttagtttttttttaatgaatgtGAGCTTAAATTTTTTTCGAATAAACAAACACTGGCTAGTGACATTAAAAgtcattagtaaaaaaaacatacaactTTTTTTCTTACATTTTACTAACCAAAACAATGTCATTCTTAATTACATTAATGCAAAAATATACATAACCCTGTTAATTGAATTATCTTAATGATGACCCATCCTACCTGGTTAGTCGAGTTAATTTGGTCGTTTTTAAAAAAGGACGTTTGTTTAGTTTAAATAAGTAAAGGATTAAGAAATGAGCGGCATACACAAAGCTAATGATATTGACTTCATTCCACAGtagcaataaatatttacaattatttGCACAAATCGATTAAGTactttgtaattaaaattttattgttcttCTAATTACAAACGGGTTGAGGTTTTATATTAATGTATTGAGATGTAAAGATACCAATTCATCCTTTTTATGGTATTTAACGACATGtcaattttttgttaaaataagatttttaatCTGAGTTAGCTGTTTTTTTCGCGAAGTTCATTAGTGAAAACAAGTCATTAGAACTAATTAATAATATACACATAATTAACTAATGACAATTACGTACGTATTAAGGTGAGATAATACGAATATCGTAAAACATTATCTAATATCGAAAATTAAAACCATATTGAGTTATCTTTGGTATTTTTTTCTACGAGTATTTTTCCTCAATAGAAATCGCGTGTcaattaaattatgatttttaaCAGGTAGCACTCATATGTGagataatgattaaataaacatacttaagtcgcttacataagtaaataattaagtattgtCGAAGACGAAAGTCATTAAAGACAGAATTCATAAGTACACAAAGCTCAGATAAGCCAATAAAAGCTCTTAATAAACCAATACTaattacaaaagtaaaaaaaagttgtttataaacattttaacaacattgcatttaaaatttttcgtatttttttttctttggacaaaataattaagtaggtagtatAC harbors:
- the LOC135083815 gene encoding homeobox protein bagpipe-like translates to MESKLKNFKDSLNLQDCEKTNLSTPFSINDILTRENEGKYCQESFGAKMSFLAKASSCYAKEEFPKKEVLEKSLKYYDDCSSYRDYADDGALDMSRKNNYPVTELSDDYDSRSSTTGSPLRRHSSPSSDLGYKPFLYDKGSPPPDPRAPRDSPTYPDYTQNNARKKRSRAAFSHAQVYELERRFSQQRYLSGPERADLAVSLKLTETQVKIWFQNRRYKTKRKQLQMQENGMLAAAAAAANHARKVAVKVLVNNNGQPSLPDMKQYQNPMLGKGINPALFASPNLLEGSPILKHFAGVYGVDFVKNPEYKALLQESYHQAVLQSLYGPHLGVNYPNLPLSYMYYPGHPAFGMPMPCDFERSQSENRTENDKSNGENSQTKDKTEEKSKSPIALNENSNESMASNIEVEN